Proteins co-encoded in one Nitratireductor kimnyeongensis genomic window:
- a CDS encoding DUF4164 domain-containing protein: MSGESTPKEAIDRLSKALSSLEDAVDARMERDRAVADSDAELQRMNTDRARLAQEIDKSEARAKRLEEVNREVSRRLVTAMETIRAVLDR; this comes from the coding sequence ATGAGTGGTGAAAGCACGCCCAAAGAAGCGATCGACCGCCTGAGCAAGGCGTTGTCTTCGCTGGAGGATGCAGTAGATGCGCGCATGGAACGGGATCGCGCTGTCGCGGATTCCGATGCCGAATTGCAGCGCATGAACACGGACCGCGCGCGTCTCGCTCAAGAGATCGATAAGTCCGAGGCACGCGCCAAGCGTCTCGAAGAGGTAAACCGCGAAGTCTCGCGGCGTTTGGTCACGGCTATGGAGACAATCCGTGCCGTGCTGGATCGGTAG
- a CDS encoding phosphoglycerate kinase: MPDFKTLDDLNDIAGKRVLVRVDLNVPVKDGKVSDTTRIERVAPTIQELSSKGAKVILMAHFGRPKGKPDPAASLEPIAYAVESVLDHRVHFAKDCIGTPTANAINEMAGGDILLLENTRFHEGEEKNDPDFAKALAENGDVYVNDAFSAAHRAHASTEGLAHLLPAYAGRTMQAELEALEKGLGKPAKPVLAIVGGAKVSTKIDLLMNLVKKVDALVIGGGMANTFLAARGTEVGKSLCEHDLAQTAKQIMIEAAESGCALVLPVDGVVAREFKAGAESETVDIESVPSDAMILDVGPKSVEKVNEWLDRADTVVWNGPLGAFEIEPFDAATVAAAKHAAHRTIEGLLVSVAGGGDTVAALNHAGVAEEFSYVSTAGGAFLEWMEGKKLPGVEALSNNR, from the coding sequence ATGCCGGACTTCAAGACCCTTGACGATCTCAACGACATTGCAGGCAAACGTGTGCTGGTGCGTGTTGACCTGAACGTGCCGGTGAAGGATGGCAAGGTGAGCGACACCACGCGCATCGAACGCGTCGCGCCGACCATCCAGGAGCTTTCCAGCAAGGGTGCCAAGGTGATCCTGATGGCGCATTTCGGCCGTCCGAAGGGAAAGCCCGATCCGGCAGCATCGCTGGAGCCCATTGCCTATGCAGTGGAGAGTGTGCTCGATCATCGAGTGCATTTCGCCAAGGACTGCATCGGCACGCCGACTGCAAACGCAATCAACGAGATGGCGGGAGGAGACATTCTGCTTCTCGAAAACACGCGTTTCCATGAAGGCGAAGAGAAGAACGACCCGGATTTTGCAAAGGCTCTGGCGGAGAATGGCGACGTCTATGTCAACGATGCTTTCTCAGCCGCCCATCGCGCCCACGCCTCGACAGAGGGGCTCGCCCATCTGCTGCCGGCCTATGCGGGCCGCACCATGCAGGCGGAGCTGGAAGCGCTGGAGAAAGGCCTTGGCAAACCGGCCAAACCCGTGCTCGCCATTGTCGGCGGTGCGAAGGTTTCCACCAAGATCGATCTGCTGATGAATCTGGTGAAGAAGGTCGACGCACTGGTGATCGGCGGCGGCATGGCCAACACGTTCCTTGCCGCGCGTGGCACGGAGGTCGGAAAATCGCTGTGCGAACACGACCTGGCGCAAACTGCGAAGCAGATCATGATCGAAGCCGCAGAATCCGGCTGTGCGCTCGTCCTTCCCGTGGATGGCGTGGTCGCGCGTGAATTCAAGGCAGGCGCAGAGAGCGAAACGGTCGACATCGAAAGCGTTCCGTCAGACGCCATGATCCTCGATGTAGGACCGAAGAGTGTCGAGAAGGTGAATGAGTGGCTTGACCGCGCTGACACCGTGGTCTGGAACGGCCCGCTGGGCGCTTTCGAGATCGAACCATTCGACGCGGCAACCGTGGCGGCGGCAAAACACGCGGCACACCGAACCATTGAGGGATTGCTCGTTTCGGTAGCCGGCGGCGGCGACACGGTGGCAGCACTGAACCACGCCGGTGTGGCCGAGGAGTTTTCCTACGTGTCCACTGCAGGCGGCGCGTTTCTTGAATGGATGGAAGGCAAGAAACTGCCGGGCGTGGAGGCACTTTCGAACAACCGTTAA
- the gap gene encoding type I glyceraldehyde-3-phosphate dehydrogenase, whose product MTVKVAINGFGRIGRNVVRAIYESGRKDIDIVAINDLGPVETNAHLLRYDSVHGRFPSEVKVDGDAINIGSDSFKVFSERDPSKLPWGELGVDIVMECTGIFTAKEKAALHLDAGAKRVLVSAPASGADLTVVYGVNHDKLSSEHRVVSNASCTTNCLAPVAKVLNDAFGIEKGFMTTIHAYTGDQPTLDTMHKDLYRARAAAMSMIPTSTGAAKAVGLVLPELNGKLDGVSIRVPTPNVSVIDFKFVPKKKVTVEEVNQALVAAADGGLKGILAYTNEPLVSIDMNHNPASSTFALDQTKVIEGDLVRVMSWYDNEWGFSNRMADTAVAFGKTI is encoded by the coding sequence ATGACCGTCAAAGTTGCCATCAACGGATTTGGCCGCATCGGCCGCAATGTCGTTCGCGCCATTTACGAATCGGGCCGCAAGGACATCGACATCGTTGCGATCAACGATCTCGGCCCCGTCGAAACCAATGCCCACCTTTTGCGCTATGATAGTGTGCATGGCCGCTTTCCCTCAGAGGTGAAGGTCGATGGTGACGCGATCAACATTGGCTCCGATTCTTTCAAAGTCTTTTCCGAGCGTGATCCCTCTAAGCTCCCCTGGGGTGAGCTCGGTGTCGATATCGTGATGGAATGCACGGGTATCTTCACGGCCAAGGAAAAGGCAGCGCTCCACCTCGACGCCGGCGCCAAGCGCGTGCTGGTTTCGGCTCCGGCATCGGGCGCCGATCTGACGGTGGTATACGGCGTCAACCATGACAAGCTTTCGAGCGAACACCGGGTCGTCTCCAACGCTTCCTGCACCACCAACTGCCTGGCACCGGTCGCCAAGGTCCTCAACGATGCTTTCGGTATCGAAAAAGGCTTCATGACCACGATCCACGCCTATACGGGCGATCAGCCAACGCTGGACACGATGCACAAGGATCTCTACCGCGCCCGTGCTGCGGCCATGTCCATGATCCCGACATCGACGGGTGCCGCCAAGGCTGTCGGTCTCGTTCTGCCAGAACTCAATGGCAAGCTGGACGGCGTTTCCATCCGCGTCCCGACCCCGAATGTCTCGGTCATCGACTTCAAATTCGTGCCGAAGAAGAAGGTGACTGTCGAGGAGGTCAATCAGGCCCTCGTCGCTGCCGCCGACGGCGGGTTGAAAGGCATTCTGGCCTACACCAACGAGCCGCTCGTCTCGATTGACATGAATCACAACCCCGCTTCTTCCACCTTCGCGCTAGACCAGACCAAGGTGATTGAAGGCGATCTGGTTCGCGTCATGTCCTGGTACGACAATGAATGGGGCTTTTCGAACCGCATGGCCGACACGGCCGTGGCATTCGGAAAGACGATCTGA
- the rimM gene encoding ribosome maturation factor RimM (Essential for efficient processing of 16S rRNA), translating to MNKQKTSDTRIQLGVVGAPQGLRGEVRVKAFTADPLAIGDYGPLTTDDGRTLTILNVRSAKNVVVVRFADISDRNAAEALNGTSLYVEREALPDDLEEEEFYHTDLIGIAVVDGAGEHVGKVRALHNFGGGDILEVLLSEGGSAMVPFTHAAVPNVRVSKGEIEIDLVAAGLIEVEDPEMPREGDSS from the coding sequence ATGAACAAACAGAAGACAAGCGATACCCGCATTCAGCTCGGTGTAGTCGGTGCCCCGCAGGGCTTGCGTGGAGAGGTGCGCGTCAAGGCCTTCACCGCCGACCCTCTGGCTATCGGAGATTATGGGCCGCTGACCACGGACGATGGGCGTACTCTGACCATTCTCAATGTGAGGTCAGCGAAGAACGTGGTTGTGGTGCGCTTTGCCGACATTAGCGACCGCAACGCCGCGGAGGCCTTGAACGGAACGAGCTTGTATGTCGAGCGCGAGGCGTTGCCGGATGATCTCGAGGAAGAGGAATTTTATCACACCGATCTGATCGGGATCGCGGTTGTCGATGGTGCGGGAGAGCATGTCGGTAAGGTGCGAGCGCTGCACAATTTCGGGGGCGGTGACATTCTCGAAGTTTTGCTGTCCGAAGGCGGCTCGGCGATGGTTCCATTCACCCATGCGGCTGTGCCCAACGTCCGTGTTTCAAAGGGCGAAATCGAGATCGACCTCGTTGCGGCTGGCCTGATAGAAGTCGAAGATCCCGAGATGCCGCGTGAGGGAGACAGCTCGTGA
- a CDS encoding potassium/proton antiporter: MDQGIYLITLVGTTLVLFAAFSSLIAFRFGAPLLLIFLGIGLAAGTDGLGLDFDNASVAYFICSLALAVILFDSGFGTSISAFRQAAAPAVTLATVGVLLTAGLVGVAAYYVTGFSWLESFLLGATVASTDAAAVFFLLRVGNISVRERVRSTLEVESGSNDPIAIFLTLSLVGLIAGGEAIKAGELATDVALGFLQQMGIGLLAGLVGGWSIVRLVIRLRLEQGLLPIFVLALSLLVFALAGAIGGSGFLAVYVAGLIAGNAKLRSTAMLKRFQDGVTWLAQIIMFLVLGLFATPSQFAEIALPALFIGLFLIFVARPLAVTLCLMPFRFSPAENAFISWVGLRGAVSILLAITPLIDELPNGRPLFNIVFIIVLVSLIVQGWTVGPLARRLGLTLPPRMGPLNKVELELPGSARHELLAYRVVAGSPVERGQRIPRWAKPSLVVRDGRSMTYQYAGRLSAGDHVYIFVPDRYPRLLDRLFASPVEMDPEDAEFFGAFAVDPERPASDIEAAYATGLNEEDQKKTIADLLRERLGGRAEYGDRTTLGEIELIVRDVDENGRISAVGLSMEPQPVEPSLPLLLLSPRELLRRLLRKI; this comes from the coding sequence ATGGATCAGGGCATCTACCTTATAACGTTGGTGGGCACGACACTCGTGCTGTTTGCCGCGTTTTCGAGCCTGATTGCCTTTCGTTTCGGCGCTCCACTGCTTCTCATCTTCCTGGGCATCGGTCTGGCGGCTGGCACGGACGGGCTCGGACTTGATTTCGACAACGCATCGGTTGCCTATTTCATCTGCTCGCTGGCGCTCGCGGTCATCCTGTTTGATTCGGGGTTCGGCACGTCCATCTCAGCCTTTCGGCAGGCGGCGGCGCCCGCCGTCACGCTAGCAACGGTCGGCGTTTTGCTGACAGCCGGTCTTGTGGGTGTCGCGGCATACTATGTGACGGGCTTCAGCTGGCTTGAGTCGTTCCTGCTTGGCGCCACGGTGGCATCCACCGACGCCGCCGCCGTTTTCTTCCTTCTGCGTGTTGGAAACATCTCCGTGCGGGAGCGTGTGCGCTCGACACTCGAAGTGGAATCGGGATCGAACGACCCGATCGCAATCTTTCTCACGCTCTCTCTGGTCGGGCTCATTGCCGGCGGTGAAGCGATAAAGGCAGGCGAACTCGCCACCGACGTGGCGCTTGGGTTCCTGCAGCAGATGGGCATCGGTCTCCTGGCCGGACTCGTCGGCGGCTGGAGCATCGTTCGGCTGGTCATCCGTCTCCGGCTGGAGCAGGGATTGTTGCCGATTTTCGTGCTGGCACTTTCACTCCTGGTCTTCGCACTTGCCGGCGCGATAGGCGGCTCCGGCTTTCTTGCCGTTTATGTGGCGGGGCTGATTGCCGGAAATGCAAAGCTGCGCTCCACAGCGATGCTCAAACGCTTTCAGGATGGCGTGACCTGGCTTGCACAGATCATCATGTTTCTTGTGCTCGGCCTCTTTGCCACACCTTCGCAGTTTGCCGAAATTGCGCTACCGGCTCTTTTCATCGGCTTGTTCCTAATCTTCGTTGCTCGTCCGTTGGCCGTGACACTGTGCCTGATGCCATTCCGCTTCTCGCCAGCCGAGAATGCCTTCATTTCGTGGGTGGGACTGCGCGGTGCGGTGTCGATCCTTCTTGCGATCACCCCGCTCATCGACGAGTTGCCCAATGGGCGTCCGTTGTTCAACATCGTGTTCATCATCGTGCTGGTCTCGCTGATCGTTCAGGGCTGGACAGTGGGACCGCTGGCGCGCCGGCTGGGGCTGACGCTTCCGCCGCGGATGGGACCTCTGAACAAAGTGGAATTGGAGTTGCCCGGCTCGGCCCGCCACGAACTTCTCGCCTATCGCGTGGTGGCGGGAAGCCCCGTGGAACGCGGTCAACGCATTCCACGCTGGGCAAAACCTTCCCTTGTTGTGCGCGATGGCCGATCCATGACCTACCAGTACGCCGGCCGACTTTCCGCTGGTGATCATGTCTATATTTTCGTGCCTGACCGCTACCCCCGCCTGCTTGACCGTCTGTTCGCCAGCCCGGTGGAGATGGACCCTGAAGATGCAGAGTTTTTTGGAGCCTTTGCGGTCGACCCGGAACGGCCGGCATCCGACATTGAGGCTGCCTATGCGACGGGTCTAAACGAAGAAGACCAGAAGAAAACAATCGCCGATCTCCTGCGGGAGCGGCTGGGTGGCCGCGCGGAATATGGTGACCGGACGACACTGGGCGAGATCGAGCTGATTGTGCGCGACGTGGATGAAAACGGACGAATCAGCGCTGTCGGCCTTTCAATGGAGCCACAGCCTGTCGAGCCCAGCCTGCCGCTTCTTCTGTTGAGCCCGCGTGAGCTGTTGCGACGCCTGCTTCGCAAAATTTAG
- the trmD gene encoding tRNA (guanosine(37)-N1)-methyltransferase TrmD, which translates to MTFRATILTLYPEMFPGSLDLSLAGKAREDGKWSLETVQIRDFATTRHRNVDDTPAGGGAGMVMRADVLARAIDHAAPADDPRPRLLMSPRGRPLDQKRVRELASGPGAMILCGRFEGVDQRVIEARDLEEVSIGDYILSGGEPAALVLLDAVIRLLPGVMGNNASGEEESFEGGLLEHPQYTRPQIFEGRPIPDVLLSGNHAKIAGWRRGEAERLTRERRADLWERYENRD; encoded by the coding sequence GTGACGTTCCGCGCGACCATTCTCACGCTTTATCCAGAAATGTTCCCAGGATCACTCGATCTCTCGCTCGCAGGAAAGGCGCGCGAGGATGGCAAATGGTCGCTGGAAACGGTCCAGATCCGCGACTTTGCCACTACGAGACACCGCAATGTGGATGACACGCCCGCCGGCGGTGGGGCCGGCATGGTGATGCGTGCCGACGTTCTTGCACGCGCCATCGATCATGCCGCCCCGGCTGATGACCCGCGTCCGCGCCTCTTGATGAGCCCGCGAGGGCGTCCCCTCGACCAGAAGCGGGTGCGGGAACTGGCTTCTGGGCCAGGAGCAATGATCCTGTGCGGGCGGTTTGAGGGGGTCGACCAGCGCGTGATCGAAGCGCGTGATCTGGAAGAAGTTTCCATCGGCGATTACATATTGTCGGGAGGGGAACCGGCGGCTCTGGTCCTGCTCGATGCTGTGATCCGTCTTCTGCCGGGCGTCATGGGCAATAACGCGTCGGGCGAGGAGGAGAGCTTTGAAGGCGGGCTTCTGGAGCATCCTCAGTACACGCGCCCGCAGATTTTCGAGGGGCGGCCAATCCCTGATGTTCTGCTTTCCGGCAATCATGCGAAAATCGCGGGGTGGCGCCGCGGCGAGGCGGAAAGGCTGACGCGAGAGCGTCGCGCGGACCTCTGGGAACGCTACGAAAACCGCGATTGA
- the tkt gene encoding transketolase yields the protein MISRDKHDRMANAIRFLSMDAVEKANSGHPGLPMGAADIATVLFTRFMKHDPKNPDWADRDRFVLSAGHGSMLLYSLLYLLGYEDITIDEIKNFRQLGSRTAGHPEFGHAAGIETTTGPLGQGLANSVGMAIAERILNARFGDDLVDHYTYVLAGDGCLMEGISQEALTLAGHLKLSKLIVLFDDNQISIDGSTSLTDSTDQCERFEASGWNTMRIDGHDPDAIAGAIEAAKKADKPTLIACRTTIGFGAPSKSGTAKVHGSPLGSEEIAGARKALGWDAEPFVVPSDILDDWRLAGLHSAKERKAWEDRLAAADAETRGEFERRMRGDLPETFSTAMLEYKEKLAAEPPKVASRKASEMALEAINAVLPETIGGSADLTGSNNTKTSQTGPISADDFSGRYVHYGIREHGMAAAMNGMTLHGGIIPYGGTFLTFSDYARPAMRLASLMQIRSIFVMTHDSIGLGEDGPTHQPVEHLAALRAIPNHLVFRPADAIETAECWQVAIESRDAPSTLALSRQNLAPVRTSHEADNLSARGAYELAGSEDDAKVTLFATGSEVEAAMKAKALLDAAGHPARVVSVPCFELFEQQSDDYRKAVIGDAPVKVAIEAGIRQGWDAIIGSDGIFIGMTGFGASGPAPELYKHFGITAEAAANAAQKRLTEVG from the coding sequence ATGATCTCACGCGACAAACACGACCGGATGGCCAATGCGATCCGCTTCCTTTCTATGGACGCGGTGGAGAAGGCCAATTCGGGCCACCCCGGCCTGCCGATGGGGGCTGCAGACATTGCCACCGTGCTTTTCACCCGCTTCATGAAGCACGATCCCAAGAACCCGGATTGGGCCGACCGCGACCGGTTCGTCCTGTCCGCCGGTCACGGGTCTATGCTCCTTTATTCTCTGCTTTACCTGCTTGGCTATGAAGATATCACGATCGATGAGATCAAGAACTTTCGCCAACTCGGCTCGCGCACGGCCGGCCATCCTGAGTTTGGTCACGCGGCCGGCATCGAAACGACGACCGGGCCGCTCGGCCAAGGCCTGGCGAATTCCGTCGGTATGGCGATCGCCGAACGCATTCTGAATGCGCGCTTCGGCGATGATCTCGTTGACCATTACACCTATGTTCTGGCCGGCGACGGCTGCCTGATGGAGGGCATTAGCCAAGAAGCGCTGACGCTTGCCGGGCACCTCAAGCTCAGCAAGTTGATCGTCCTGTTCGACGACAACCAGATCTCCATCGACGGTTCCACCTCGCTGACAGACTCCACCGACCAGTGCGAACGCTTCGAGGCTTCGGGCTGGAACACAATGCGCATCGACGGACATGACCCGGATGCGATTGCCGGTGCCATCGAAGCTGCGAAGAAGGCCGACAAACCAACCCTGATCGCCTGCCGCACGACCATCGGCTTCGGCGCGCCGTCCAAATCCGGCACCGCAAAGGTGCACGGCTCCCCGCTCGGCTCAGAGGAGATCGCCGGCGCACGCAAGGCGCTTGGCTGGGACGCCGAACCTTTCGTTGTTCCTTCCGACATTCTCGACGACTGGCGCCTGGCTGGTCTCCATTCGGCCAAGGAGCGCAAGGCCTGGGAAGACCGTCTAGCGGCTGCAGACGCGGAGACACGCGGCGAATTCGAGCGCCGCATGCGCGGAGACCTGCCAGAAACCTTCTCGACTGCCATGCTCGAATACAAGGAAAAGCTTGCAGCCGAGCCTCCAAAGGTGGCGAGCCGAAAGGCTTCGGAAATGGCACTCGAGGCCATCAACGCCGTGCTGCCTGAGACCATCGGCGGCTCCGCGGATCTGACCGGCTCGAACAACACCAAGACCAGTCAGACCGGCCCCATCAGCGCCGACGACTTTTCCGGCCGCTATGTCCATTATGGCATCCGCGAGCACGGCATGGCCGCCGCCATGAACGGCATGACGCTGCATGGTGGAATCATCCCTTATGGCGGCACCTTCCTGACTTTTTCGGACTACGCCCGCCCGGCGATGCGTCTCGCCTCACTGATGCAGATCCGTTCCATCTTCGTGATGACGCATGATTCCATCGGTCTCGGCGAGGACGGCCCGACCCACCAGCCGGTGGAACATCTGGCCGCGCTACGCGCAATCCCCAACCATCTCGTGTTTCGCCCGGCGGACGCGATCGAAACCGCGGAATGCTGGCAAGTGGCCATCGAAAGCCGCGATGCACCATCCACACTCGCCCTCTCGCGCCAGAACCTCGCGCCTGTACGAACCAGCCACGAGGCTGACAATCTCAGCGCGCGCGGCGCCTACGAGCTCGCAGGTTCGGAAGACGACGCCAAGGTGACACTCTTCGCCACCGGCTCGGAAGTGGAAGCGGCGATGAAGGCAAAGGCTCTGCTTGATGCCGCCGGTCATCCGGCCCGCGTTGTCTCCGTGCCCTGTTTCGAATTGTTCGAGCAGCAAAGCGATGATTACCGCAAGGCGGTGATCGGCGACGCCCCGGTGAAGGTGGCAATCGAAGCCGGTATCCGTCAGGGCTGGGACGCAATCATCGGTTCTGACGGTATCTTCATCGGCATGACGGGGTTCGGCGCCAGCGGGCCCGCTCCGGAACTCTACAAGCATTTCGGCATCACCGCTGAGGCTGCTGCAAACGCCGCTCAGAAGCGCCTGACAGAAGTCGGTTGA
- a CDS encoding class I fructose-bisphosphate aldolase, with protein sequence MSERLEDIAAAMVIPGQGILAADESSGTIKKRFDTIGLESTEENRRDYREMMFRADAAMKDCISGVILYDETIRQKAADGTPLVDVIKASGAVPGIKVDGGAKPLAGFDGETITEGLDGLRERLAEYYGLGARFAKWRGVISISNDLPNWGALKQNAQALARYAALCQEAGIVPIVEPEVLMDGKPGDHSIDRCYQVTEWVLKTVFAELYDARVSLEGIVLKPNMVIDGKNARKASREEVAEKTVRCLKSTVPAAVPGIAFLSGGQSDEEATAHLSLMNAGFDMPWALTFSYGRALQAAALKTWAGKKENVAAAQKAFAHRAKMNSLAATGQWKQDLEAA encoded by the coding sequence ATGAGCGAACGCCTTGAGGATATTGCAGCTGCCATGGTGATCCCCGGACAGGGGATTCTGGCGGCGGATGAAAGCTCCGGCACCATCAAGAAGCGCTTCGACACGATCGGGCTGGAATCGACGGAAGAGAACCGGCGTGACTATCGCGAGATGATGTTCCGCGCCGATGCGGCGATGAAGGATTGCATCTCCGGCGTCATCCTCTACGACGAGACGATCCGCCAGAAGGCTGCCGACGGCACACCGCTGGTCGATGTCATCAAGGCCTCCGGCGCCGTGCCGGGCATCAAGGTCGATGGCGGCGCCAAGCCGCTCGCCGGCTTCGATGGTGAGACCATCACCGAAGGCCTCGACGGCCTGCGCGAGCGCCTGGCCGAATATTATGGCCTTGGCGCACGTTTCGCCAAATGGCGCGGCGTGATCTCCATCTCGAACGACCTGCCAAACTGGGGAGCTCTGAAGCAGAACGCACAGGCGCTTGCCCGCTATGCCGCACTCTGCCAGGAAGCCGGCATTGTGCCGATCGTCGAGCCTGAAGTGCTGATGGACGGCAAACCGGGCGATCATTCCATCGACCGCTGCTACCAGGTGACTGAGTGGGTTCTGAAGACCGTCTTTGCCGAGCTCTACGATGCGCGTGTTTCGCTTGAGGGCATCGTCTTGAAGCCGAACATGGTGATCGACGGCAAGAACGCCCGCAAGGCGAGCCGCGAGGAAGTGGCGGAGAAGACCGTGCGCTGCCTGAAATCGACCGTGCCGGCCGCGGTGCCCGGCATCGCCTTCCTGTCCGGCGGCCAGTCGGACGAGGAAGCGACGGCGCATCTCTCGCTCATGAATGCCGGCTTCGACATGCCGTGGGCGCTGACCTTCTCTTACGGTCGCGCGCTGCAGGCTGCCGCGCTCAAGACCTGGGCCGGCAAGAAGGAAAACGTGGCAGCAGCGCAGAAGGCTTTCGCGCACCGTGCGAAGATGAACAGTCTCGCCGCCACCGGCCAGTGGAAGCAGGACCTCGAGGCTGCCTGA
- a CDS encoding cell division protein ZapA: protein MAQVTVTIDGKSYRMACDEGQEDHLVNLAQRFDRYITHLKDSFGEIGDHRLAVMAGIMVMDELSELQKRMRTMEGEVASLRKTRDEALSQSGKNDAAVTGALNDLAARMESLAGKLAGKP from the coding sequence ATGGCACAGGTTACAGTCACGATCGACGGTAAGTCCTATCGCATGGCCTGCGATGAGGGGCAGGAAGATCACCTCGTTAATCTTGCGCAGCGCTTCGACCGATACATCACGCATCTGAAAGATTCCTTCGGTGAGATCGGAGACCACCGGTTGGCAGTCATGGCCGGGATCATGGTGATGGACGAGCTCTCGGAGCTGCAGAAGCGGATGCGCACCATGGAGGGAGAGGTCGCGTCCCTGCGCAAGACCCGTGACGAGGCGCTCAGCCAATCCGGCAAGAACGATGCGGCAGTGACCGGCGCGCTCAACGATCTCGCCGCGCGCATGGAAAGTCTCGCCGGAAAGCTTGCCGGAAAGCCGTAA